TCAAAACAATGATGAAGTTATTGTAAAATATTTAGGTTAGTTAGAGGTGTTAATTATGGATAACAATAAAAAAATGGCTATTATTGAAGGATTATTATTTGTTAATGGCGATGAAGGAACAACAATTGAAGACTTACAATTTATATTAGAAGATATAAGTCAAGATGAAATTGAAGTACTAATTGATGATTTAAGTCATAAATATAAAAATGATTCATCATCAGGATTAGATATTCAAAAATTTGCAAAAAATAAATTTAGAATGATCACAAAAAAAGAAAATGCTGAATTTTATACTAAACTTGCTAATGTAAAAACAGAATCAAAACTTTCAACTGCAAGTATTGAAACATTATCTATAATTGCTTATAAAGGACCAATCTCAAGGACTAATGTTGAAGACATTAGAGGAGTTAATTGTGAAACAATTTTTTATAAATTAAAATTAAGAAATTTAATTGAAGAAGCTGGTAAATCGCAAGAAATTGGTAAACCAATGTTATACAGAGTTACAGAAGACTTTTTAAAGTACTTTAATCTAAATAGTTTGGATGAATTACCAGAATTAAAAGAAACAATAAAAGAAGAAAAAGATATCTTCAATAGAGGTGCATAA
This sequence is a window from Spiroplasma diminutum CUAS-1. Protein-coding genes within it:
- the scpB gene encoding SMC-Scp complex subunit ScpB; translated protein: MDNNKKMAIIEGLLFVNGDEGTTIEDLQFILEDISQDEIEVLIDDLSHKYKNDSSSGLDIQKFAKNKFRMITKKENAEFYTKLANVKTESKLSTASIETLSIIAYKGPISRTNVEDIRGVNCETIFYKLKLRNLIEEAGKSQEIGKPMLYRVTEDFLKYFNLNSLDELPELKETIKEEKDIFNRGA